A genomic window from Solanum stenotomum isolate F172 chromosome 10, ASM1918654v1, whole genome shotgun sequence includes:
- the LOC125841175 gene encoding uncharacterized protein LOC125841175, whose amino-acid sequence MACLHDHDCADHNCSSDWSLFKHIDLPKVSALNEAVTGSVKSVFKPWEQRLNSSEGHLESNEGDPELIVFIPFTADVKIKSIAIVGGADGTSPSKMRAFVNRDGIDFSDAQSMQAIQEWDLAENLQGVLEYQTRYSRFQSVGNITLHFPDNFGADTTRIQYIGLKGEATQMKRDVVANIVYEIMPNPSDHKTQAETGGGFSHVE is encoded by the exons ATGGCTTGCCTGCACGATCACGATTGCGCCGACCATAACTGTTCCTCTGATTGGTCTCTCTTCAAGCATATCGACCTTCCAAAG GTGTCTGCTTTGAATGAGGCTGTCACGGGAAGTGTCAAATCAGTTTTTAAACCATGGGAGCAGCGTTTGAATTCTTCGGAG GGCCACTTGGAAAGCAATGAAGGTGATCCTGAACTGATTGTTTTCATTCC GTTCACAGCAGATGTTAAAATCAAGAGCATAGCAATTGTTGGTGGTGCTGATGGAACAAGTCCATCTAAGATGAGGGC ATTCGTCAATCGAGATGGCATTGATTTTTCAGATGCTCAATCTATGCAAGCGATTCAG GAATGGGATTTAGCTGAGAATTTGCAAGGAGTTTTAGAGTACCAGACGAG GTATTCCAGGTTTCAAAGTGTGGGAAATATCACTTTGCATTTCCCTGATAATTTTGGTGCTGATACAACACGAATACAGTATATTGGCTTGAAAGGAGAAGCCACACAG ATGAAGAGGGATGTTGTTGCAAATATTGTTTATGAGATTATGCCTAACCCCTCTGATCACAA GACTCAGGCTGAGACTGGCGGAGGCTTTTCACATGTGGAATAA